The Sporomusa termitida genome has a window encoding:
- a CDS encoding phage tail tube protein, whose translation MVQAQGYRGRLALAYETAYGVTPVSPSGFILPITSSKIVAKQTLIEDNTIRGIRDVAPPGLGNIDVQGPVVVPIDEINVGYWLKGLFGSPDTTDSSTVPYTHTFTPGFTQPSMSLEQQFPDLGQYFLYNGCKVSKFSMAFEVSNQDLQATIDIMGGKETLATTSFLVEPAVRPMTKFGAFMATILDDGQLLANVTKVELTVDTGLDGSIYTLGGGGFRGSLPEGMLAVTGTVSAIFDSMALLNKAIAGATSSIELNLSNPLSGSSLNILLPEIIYERTSPGIDGPKGVSISLPFRAFYNTNANGVSIVATLVNAEPTY comes from the coding sequence ATGGTTCAGGCCCAAGGCTATCGAGGGCGGCTGGCTTTGGCCTATGAAACGGCCTATGGCGTTACGCCGGTCAGCCCCAGCGGCTTTATCCTGCCGATCACCAGTTCCAAAATCGTGGCCAAACAAACACTGATTGAGGATAATACCATTCGCGGCATCCGCGACGTGGCTCCGCCCGGCCTCGGCAATATCGACGTCCAGGGGCCGGTCGTGGTTCCCATTGATGAAATCAACGTTGGGTACTGGCTGAAAGGGTTATTTGGCAGCCCGGATACAACTGACAGTAGTACTGTGCCTTACACGCACACCTTTACGCCGGGCTTTACACAGCCAAGCATGTCTCTGGAACAGCAGTTCCCTGATCTCGGGCAGTATTTTCTCTATAACGGCTGCAAAGTGTCCAAGTTCAGTATGGCCTTTGAGGTCAGCAACCAGGACCTGCAGGCGACAATTGATATTATGGGAGGCAAAGAGACGCTGGCAACGACGTCTTTTTTAGTAGAACCCGCCGTGAGGCCGATGACCAAATTTGGAGCGTTCATGGCGACAATCTTAGACGACGGACAACTACTAGCCAATGTGACCAAAGTGGAACTAACCGTTGATACCGGCCTTGACGGCAGTATCTATACACTGGGCGGCGGCGGTTTTCGCGGCTCGCTGCCTGAGGGCATGCTGGCCGTCACCGGCACGGTATCGGCCATTTTTGATTCGATGGCGCTCCTGAACAAAGCGATTGCCGGGGCGACCTCGTCCATTGAACTCAATCTCAGCAATCCCCTGAGCGGGAGCAGCCTGAACATTTTGCTGCCGGAGATCATCTACGAACGGACTTCGCCCGGCATCGACGGCCCCAAGGGTGTGTCCATTTCCCTGCCGTTCCGGGCGTTCTACAACACCAACGCAAACGGCGTGTCTATTGTTGCCACGTTGGTAAATGCAGAACCAACCTATTAA
- a CDS encoding head-tail joining protein translates to MSIKEQIARDNAIFLDLDAFAELILYNGRQIPAVVALGDSAMRGNTFEQKGRSAVATLQIAASDVSGPETGDQVVYHSATWEVTHVLESDGAMHLLQMICNASPWS, encoded by the coding sequence ATGTCGATTAAAGAACAAATCGCCAGGGACAACGCCATCTTTTTGGATTTGGACGCTTTTGCAGAACTCATCCTCTATAACGGCAGGCAAATTCCGGCGGTTGTCGCCCTGGGCGACTCAGCCATGCGCGGCAACACCTTTGAGCAGAAGGGACGTTCCGCTGTGGCGACGCTCCAAATCGCGGCCAGTGATGTGTCCGGTCCCGAAACCGGCGATCAGGTTGTCTATCATTCGGCTACCTGGGAAGTTACACATGTCCTGGAATCCGACGGTGCCATGCACCTGTTGCAAATGATTTGTAATGCGAGCCCTTGGTCATGA